The following is a genomic window from Caproiciproducens sp. CPB-2.
ATTTAAAAGTCAATAGGGTACTGAAAGCAAAAAGGATTGATGAAATATGATTATCATTATTGCGGATGATTTAACCGGCGCCAATGATACCGGCGTACAGTTTCAGAAAAACGGATTTTCCACAATGGTTCAAACGGAATACAGCGATGTGCAGGCCGAATCCCTGCAATGGTGCAATCGCTATGATGCCCTTTCCATTAATGTAAACAGCCGGCAGCTGCCTCCACAGGAAGCATACAGCCGTGTTTACAATCTTGCCAGACAGATCAGCGGTATCCCCACGGAATACGTCTATAAAAAAATCGATTCCCTGCTTCGGGGAAACCCCGCGGTGGAACTGGACGCGGTGATGGACGCGCTGGGGGCCGGAACGGCGCTCGTTGTGCCGAGCTTTCCTGAAAACGGCAGGCAGCTTGTCAACGGAATTATGGTAACGCCGGATGATCGGATCAATGTGGAACAGATTTTCAGGGAAGGCTCGAAACGCTCCACTTTTAAGCTGTCTTTGGAGGAAATCAGGAAAGGCCCGGAAAACTTAAAACAGCTGATGGAACGGAAACGGAAGGAAGGCTTTCAAATTTTCATTGCGGACGCTACTTCCGATGCGGAATTGGAAACGATCAAAAACGCTGCCAAACCGATCGACGGAAAAATGATTTTTTGTGGAAGCGCCGGCTTTGCAAAACAGCTCAGCAACGAAAAAAGATTCCAGAAAGAACTTGTTACAAGTGAAAAATCCGAAGACGCGGTCCTTGTAGTCGCCGGTTCCAGAAGGAAAGAAACAGCCGTTCAGCTTCAGCAGATTTCGGAAGCTTTTTTGGCACCGATCGTCAGAATTGATGTCTCCAAGGTCGAAAACGGCGGCCGGTCATACAGCGAGGAAATTACAAGATGCACGGATAAAATTCTTCAGATGGCAGAAGAGGGGCATAGACTGATTCTTCTGGCGGTGAGCAGCTTGTTTTCCGCGACACAGGAAAAGCCAAAACCGGAGAACAAAGACCCTGAGGCGGTGAATATCGCCGCGGCGCTGGGGGAAACGGTGGAAAAAATATACCGAAAAATCCGACTTCGCGCCGTGGTGTCAACCGGGGGAGATACCTCCTTGCAGATATGCAAGGCGTTTCGTTCAAAAGGGATTGAGCTGTGCGATGAGATTGCGGCGGGAATTCCGGTTGGACGGATGGCAGGAGGAGAAGCCGACGGAATGATGATTATCACGAAATCCGGCGGGTTTGGCAACGGAGAT
Proteins encoded in this region:
- a CDS encoding four-carbon acid sugar kinase family protein; the encoded protein is MIIIIADDLTGANDTGVQFQKNGFSTMVQTEYSDVQAESLQWCNRYDALSINVNSRQLPPQEAYSRVYNLARQISGIPTEYVYKKIDSLLRGNPAVELDAVMDALGAGTALVVPSFPENGRQLVNGIMVTPDDRINVEQIFREGSKRSTFKLSLEEIRKGPENLKQLMERKRKEGFQIFIADATSDAELETIKNAAKPIDGKMIFCGSAGFAKQLSNEKRFQKELVTSEKSEDAVLVVAGSRRKETAVQLQQISEAFLAPIVRIDVSKVENGGRSYSEEITRCTDKILQMAEEGHRLILLAVSSLFSATQEKPKPENKDPEAVNIAAALGETVEKIYRKIRLRAVVSTGGDTSLQICKAFRSKGIELCDEIAAGIPVGRMAGGEADGMMIITKSGGFGNGDALIQVVNYLDDNRHENERRLYGG